In Amia ocellicauda isolate fAmiCal2 chromosome 7, fAmiCal2.hap1, whole genome shotgun sequence, the genomic window CATTGCCGAATGATGCCgccttctctctgtctgtgaatGCTGAAACTGGAGTTCAGTACATATTATTGCTGACCCAGTAATGCTGCTCTATAACCTACAAAGGGACACGTGGTGCTGTGCTGTAAATGAAAGTGACCGAGCACAGGTGCGAGTGTGTGCGGTTCACGGCTATGTGGGATCCTGTCATGTTTCGCAGTCTACGGAGAGCGCTGCACAGGAAACGAGCACAGGCTGACAACTCAGCCCACTTGTCTTcatccttctttttttttagctagtattttgcttttgtttctgtGGCTTCGTGGGCCGCAATGATGGGATCACTGTTGTGATTTTGAAACAGGAAGAAGACAAAATAATGAGTAGAATCTTGTCAGATTGTGCAACTGGTGAGCAGTAATTGGGCCAGATGTCAAATCCAAGTGCTGCAGGGCAGTTCTCTACAATATCAGTATTTATAGCCATCTTCAAAAATGCAGCCTGCTGAcaagatttttgttttcattaaatggTCAGATCAAGTAAATTCCTTAAAATTCTTCATTGGGAAAACAAGATCATTAAAAGTCAAATGAATGTGAGGTGAGGGCTGGTCCGTGCATTTCATGGCTCAGGCGGAACTGGGCAGGGGAGGGTACGTGCCAGTAGGCAGAACAGTCGCCTGGAATTATGTTGCCCCCGCTGTTCCTCCCAGACATCACAAATAACCACAGCAATCGCCTATAAATACTTAATAATCACCACGGTGGATGATTGATAAAGCAGGTAGGCGCAGTGGCACCGGCTGCTCGTCCATCATATTGTCTGACAACAGAGTCTCACCGCTTGATGCCACAAATGCAGCAGCTCTATCTTCTTTTTCgtctttttcttccttttaattaaattctattttattttttaatgagctGGGATGGGAGATGGCATGTGCCTGATCTGCAGTGCCTGTTGAGGAGTTAGTTTGCTCCTGTGTTTTGATCATGGCGGCCACGGCAGCAGCTTGGTTCTGGTCCGCGTGCACATGATTTTAGAACCACTCCTTTATAATAGTCACCTCGATTGACTTAtgtctttaattatttatatttatatacgcAATATTGTTAAGAAATGTTGTAATCTGCTGAATCTCTCCTTCCACTCACTCTCTCCTGAAGTGTAGGGTCCCTTGGGCAGACACAGGAGTTGTCAGCACAGAAAAATAATCTGTTGGCACATCTGCAATAAATTACCCAAATATGTACCCCTGCTCCCCCCCAGAAATAATTTAACAGGAcaaacatgttgtttttcaagcTCTCTGTGTGGTTTTCTGGAAACTTACTTGGATTTTCCTATCATGTTGTCAGAAAAAACACTGTTCACATGACGACTGATGTCAGGGTTGTGAACGTGGGGGGGCCTGGTTTTTAAGATGCGTGGCGTAAACAGACTGTTTTCCTCTTGGCAAGAAACACGAtgcaaaaatacaaagcatgtgTGAAGTGTCTTGCAGATTCAACCCTATGAAACGATTGGGTGTTGTACATCTGGTGGGACAGTTTAATGAATAtgggtctgtctgtgtttgcagGAGATGGAGCACTATGTGAAATGTCTAGAGGAGCAGCAGGATGAGTTTGACTTCAAGTATAAGACGCACATGATGGAGGGTGAGTGGCTGGTGCCTGCCTCAGACTCTGCCCCCCCCAACTCAAACCCAATCACTGGCATGGACAGAGACACATTCATGACTTCATTAAGGTGGCGGTGGCTGGTGTTACAGCTACAATTTGGGATTCTGTTTGGATACAAAATCAAacgacaacaaaaaataaaacccataAAAGTCCCAATTATTCCATTTATACAGTATTAACCCCAGAAAACACCCTTCATATCTTAACCATTTGCAGTCCAATTATTTTGCAGCTGTCAGGCTGCTCACGTCCAATTAattttgtgaagaaaataacatttcaaaccATGTGTTGTTCATGTGTTGTAACTTTTTTTGCAAAAACCAATGCACAAAGCAGTATTATTGAAAAGGACACCCTTAAATTTGAAAATtgtgcaaacattttgaaaaaagccTGTTATATGACTATTATTCCAGacgcaaattaattaaaaagtgcAAAACGGTAAAAAATCGAAATGTTTTCTGGCAgttggttaaaaaataaaaagttttctGGCAATAAATTAACTTTAGAAGTTTAGAAAAGCTACACAACTTTTTACAGCACTTCACATACAAACAAAGGTAACCAGTAAAAAACAGTTAACATTTTACAGCTAAAACTATAAATTACACCCATTTCTCAGCTTTTGCAATCTAGGATGttagaccttatatattgcttactgtatctcgtatacacttgtgtaaattctaaatttgtaaaatgtattatgactgaactgcactgtattattgcactttgtattgctcttacattttgtaagtcaccctgggcaAGGGCATTATACTATTTACATGTGATgaggtttgaaaacaaaaaagataaatatgtaaaatgcacaaaaatatgtaataacaATCAATCACCTAAGAACTATATACCATGTGCAATTGTGTTGCAATGCTCAATGGTCTGTGTTTTTGCCATGTATGATACTTCTTGAAGCATCTGCGTGTAAGCCAGACTTTCTGCTGCAGGTTTTGCATAAGTATATAATCTATTTTCTGCCTCCATCTAAATAACTATTTACTTCACTGTCTGCTTATTCTAACATCTGTAAGAGTTGTGCAGATGTGCGTGTTGTTTTCTGACTCTGTGGTGCTGATGCGGTGGTGTTTAGCCTGCAGCGAGGGCttggatctctctctctatcacttcCTGGCTCCAGACTGTCGCTGGGTGTGGCTTAGTTCATAAGTTTCAAGTGTTTTCCAAATTATTGCGATGTTTCAGAGGCTGCTGATTGCTGTGCTCGGCTTTTTCCGGAAGAGAATAGTCTTTTGCATAGAAAAGAGTTTAAAGAGACGTCGGACTGTCTCCAACACAGGTCCGCAACTGCGTTTTTACAATGTCGGATATAGTCCGACATAGGACCGCAAAGGGTTAATGCCGTGCTGCCACCTTAATCAGCGTGTCCACCTAGTTTAAGACAGAGTTAGTTCCAGGAGGCCCTTGCTTATCTGCTTAGTGAGCCGGCGTGGGCATGGGCGGCCCTGGGCGCAGCTCATGAGTTTCCTCTCTCTGGCGCATCAAAGTTACATCAAATAAATAGATCAtagataaatatttttaaaataaataatgacttaATGGAGCTCTAGAGCAGCTCCCCAGTCCAGGaaatgttttttacatttctttgggAACTAATCCAACTAAGACGGTAATTGACGCCTTCATTAAATCACAATTTAAaccaagttaaattaatgaagtaGTTTATTGATTGGGTTGGCATGTCTGTATCAGAACCCCCCATAGCTCTCTGAGCACCATCCCTCACCTCTGCTCTGGTAGCCTCTGTTTAATGGTGTGAGAAATGTgaattgtgtgtgagtgtgtaaacTGTATAGGCTGCTGTAGAGAAGGCAGCGTTAACGTGGTGGTGCTCTGTGCAGGGAACACTAACGAGAAGGAGAAGAATGAGGAAATGAAGCTGCTGCAGGAGCTGCTCAACAGACTGGATGCCTCTAggaaggtgagagagagacagaggggaagAGGGGAAAGACCAGGAGAAGGAGAGAAACACATAGACGGAGAGGGAGACACAGagtgggggagagggagagactaaGAGAGGGATTGGGTGAGAGAGCATGGTAGGGAGTTATGAACTTCCTTTTCTGACTAATTCTAACCTGTGCAGATTCTGCTGGGGAAGATGGGTCAGTTCCTAGACTCTGCAGAGGAACTGCTCAACACCTTGGTTGGCGAGGAGCTGGCGGAGTGGCGCCGGCGGCAGCAGAGGGCATGCATCGGGGCACCTGAGATTGTCTGCCTCAATCAGCTGGAAAACTGGTAATCTTGACTCCTTACCCCTGACCCTGGCACCATACAGTCCTGTGCACTTATAGTTGGAGTTACAGAGTGAGCTGTATATCACTGTggcctgttgttgttgttattattattactattattatggaGATCTCTTGGTTTCTCTTGGCTGCAGCCCCTGAGGTGTGTATCTCATGTGTGACCCCTGTGTGTCAGGTTCACGGTGGAGGCAGACTGCCTGTTCCAGCTGCGGAAGTTCCTGCGGAAGGTGGAGGAGCTGTTCGGCAAGGTGACGTATGAGGGCGACCCCTTCAAACCACAGAAGCCCATCCTGCAGAAGAGAGTGGACAGCCTGCTGGTCACATTGCTCAAGAGgtgtgcctgcctgcctgcctgtctgtctgtgtatctcttgtctctgtctctctctttctctgtctctcattctgtttgtgtgtgtgagtgtctctctctctgtctggtctttgtgtgtctctatctctctctctctgtgtctctctgtccgtATCCCTGGTTCCCTGTCTCACTGTGCAGTCCTGGTATTGCAGTGCCTTCGTGGTGGAGTCGCAGCCCACCATGCCGCAGGGGAAGGGCCCCCAGGTGCTCCGGACCAATGTGCAGTTCTCTGTCAAGACCAGGTGAGTCCGTGGTGCCGGGCAAATATCTTTAAAATGGGACAGCACATTAAAACATCACACAACagaacatttgtttatttattcattatagaCTTCTGGTCAAAGTCCCCGAGCTGAACCACGTGATGAAAGTGACGGTAATGATTGACAGGTGAGGTCAAAGCTTCTTCGtcttcctgtctctcagtgtctctgccTCCCTttcctggtctctctctctcttgctctccctctctccctggctCTTTTCCTTCCTCTCCAATGTCGTGTTTAACTCTTCCTCCCCCacctcctgtctgtctgtctgtctgagtgGCTCTGTTGATGTGCAGgttgctgtttttgttgctgATTTTTCCCTGTCTCCTTTCTTTTCAGGGATGCTCCACAAGTGAAAGggtgagtgtgtgacagtgtacgAGACTGTGTGTGTCCTCCTGTTTCGTGGGAAGGGCACTCCGGAGCTGTGATCACACGGAAACGGCCAGAACCAGACAGGCCCGTTCATTGACACTGTTTCTATTCATGTCTATCTGCAAGCCCCCAGCTTGGATCCAGTTGGGTTTCGTTAGAGGAGCCATCTTTCACTCCTTCATTaatagattattttattaagctgcatatttttaaattatttttattatttatgcagGTATTTATTCAGTCAGTACTCCTAATGTTTTCTCCCAATGACACAAGAGCTGTGCAGTCAGAGGCAGAGGAATGCTAGGGGCCTGCCTGGTCCTCCCCCTTTACTTGTGTGTCTGCTTCCAGGTACCGCCGCTTCAACGTCCTGGGCAACAACAGCAAAGCCCTGAACATGGCTGAGTGCACCAGCGGAGGCATGGTGGCCGACTTCAGGCACCTGGTgggtgtggcggtgggctgatTGCTGGGGGGGAGTGTGGACAGCTGTTTGCCTTTACAATATTGTCAAAAGCTATTTTTAAtaatctatctctctctctctctctctctctctctctctctctctcacaaacacagacCCTGAAGGAGCAGAAATGTGGCGGCGGAGGGAAGGGGATTAATGATGTGAGTGCCAGAGATCCAGGGGAGTCTTCCCCCATAACGCTGCACACATCACCACACAGCACGATTTCCCCAcagtgggggtggtgggggtgcaCTATTGAGGAGAGAACAATGACACAAACCCCACCAAAAAATTTTCTGCAGTGCATCTGTTCTATGTGGTTAACTTTTGTGATCTCTGTCTCTGCCTAGTGGATAATGGTGCACATGCCACCGTGCCATGCAATTAGATGTACTGAGACGTCCAGAAGGATCTGTATTtattgttgtgttgtgctgttgtgttgtggtgCTGTGTGTGAACTCTGTTGTTTCCATAAGGCTCCCTGTGTGTGGCGGAGGACAGTGTTAATTTCGTAAACGAAAACTATGATGAAAAATATTCGTCAACGACCTATTTTCATTGACAATAACTATGACAATAACGAGAGGAAATACTGTGGAAAAAAGCGATAACTACAAATAAGTGTTTTCTAATTGTAGCTGACTTAAATGTGACGAAACGAAAATTCAACACAAGACTAATGGAcataaattacagtattttgtGAGGCGGCTGGTCAGGGAGCCGTTTCATGGTCTAATCGTAATCATGCATGCCTTGACTCTGCGATcgtgttcgtgtagcgcagttaatcgcagttctgcacagatctgtgctgctccaccaatgggattggTGGGACTCGGCAGAACCGCAGAAATCTGTGTAACAGAATGTGACCCGATTGTACACAAACATATTTCGCTAAACGCGCTTGGTGTGGTTTACTGTATTGGGCTTAACGTGAAGTTGATACATATTGTGTGAATTTACGCCTGTTGTTTTGTATATATGACTTGTAAGTGCAGGTCTTGAATTAGTGAAGTTAGGATCTAATTTGTTAACTTATAAGTACAGTAAGCCATGTCATGCGCTAGTAGAGCTTAACAACATGcttatgcttttaatatcactttaaacatTCAATTTTCTGTGTATCTGCAGGGGGAAGTCTTTGAAGATGAACTGTTAATCCAATAGCCATTTGAAATTTTAATATTGTCAGCAAATGTGCGtactggaatataaaaatatagatggcacgattgtttgcatttttaccTAAATAATGTGTgcataaatggaaaatgaaaatgcaactgtgggattacatttgcatttgaataaagtccattgtatttttccatactgtttttgcactttattcttattacaaaaaaaaatagactTAAATGAATTACAGTAATTTGTGACCATGAAGTTTACAACAGCTGTTTGTGACTTGATTTTCATAAACCTATTGATTGACTTAATTTTAAAGTTATGTTTTGCATCCATCCACTAATTGATGTAAATATCTGGCATCAGCCATAATGCATAATGGTGATaatgaagtaaataaaatacatggactaaaatgtgactcAAATTACATTGACTAAATCTAGATTAAAATGACGAGTTCTCGTTGactaatattaactaaaactaatgaaagatggaatgactaaaatgtggtgctgtgctgtactgttgtTGTGTTGGGGTGCTGTGTGTGAACTCTGTGTTGTTTCCGCAGGGTTCCCTGAGTGTGACAGAGGAGCTCCACATCATCAGTTTCGAGACGATGTTCGAGTGGCTTGGCCTGTCTGTCAAACTGGAGGTActgcccacccccacccctctgcatGCTCTTTTTAATCATGTCTCCTCATTAAGACAAGGATGGGGTTTGGGCAATGTGGGAATGCTGGCTGGGTTTTGAGGGTGGGCGTTGTTCGGTGGGTCCGTCCTGCGTGTCGTGTTTCTTATGCTTCTCTCCACGTCCCTCCGTAGACGTCCACGCTCCCTGTCGTCATCATCTCCAACTCAAGTCAGCAGCAGAGTGGCTGGGCCTCCGTGCTGTGGTTCAACATGCTGTGCTCGGACCCGAAGGTGAGCAccagtgtgcgtgtgcgtgtgcgcccAAGTGTGTTTacaagtgtgagtgtgtgtgcgtgccagGTGTGTGCACGACGGCTTTAAAAAGCCTGCAGGTATGAAAGTGACAAGGCTGCCAATTGTTGGCACAGAGGCCAGGCCCAGTCTGTGCCCCCTAGTCGCATTGTACCCTGTGTTTCTACAGAATGTGGCCTTCTTTGCCAGCTCCCCAGTGGCAACCTGGCCGCAGCTGGCGGAGATGCTTAGCTGGCAGTTCCTGTCCACCACCAAGCGGGGACTCAAGTCCGACCAGCTCAACATGATCGCACAGAAGCTCTTTGGTGTGTACAGTGAGCGCATGGGTGGTGTGGGGGTTGAAGTGAGGTCAGGGGGGTGAGTGAGGAGGTGGGATGGGTAGATGGGTTAACAAAGAAACCTTGCATCTTTAATCTGTTGCTGCAAGATGTTTTGATTTGATTAGGTGGGAAGAGGGGTTGGCTTATAAAGTCTGCTGTTTGTCTATAGTTGTTTTCTAATCAGAAGTGTGCAGTCGATTTATGTGTCCTGCCTTGCATGAGAGCAGCACCCGTGTTATTATTAGAActtggattgattgattgattgattaaaacCAACAGGGAAGCAGCAGAATTACGATAACTGCAAGATCCCCTGGGCAAAGTTCTCGAAGGTGAGAGAGAGCtccagctgtttgtctgtgtgcgaGTGTCACTATTATTTCAAACCTTGACAGCTACCTGTCCctcccacatacacacacacactcctgcaGCATGGATATGTTTTAAAGAGTCGTAAAAAGCCCCAGAGTGCAATACAGAAAAACCAAGCCTACCAATttgagtttatatttttgtgttgttgttaatatGAGTACATTTCAAAGTCGCACAGCtcaagggagtcacgctgtctTTGCGTCAACAGGAGAATGTCCAGAACGGCAGCTTCTCCTTCTGGGCCTGGATAGATGGGATCCTCATGCTGGTGAAAAACTACCTGGAGAACCTGTGGAATGATGGGTAGGACTGGGAAAGGCAGCATGTATGGCAAGAGGAAAGCCTGTGCTTTTGTTTAGATTACAGCTGTCAGCACTGGCATAACACAACTATTCTGCTTAAGTGACTGAACTTCCTTTTAATGAGAAACTCCATGTAAAATAATTCAAGAAACTTCAGTTTATAGCACTTGCATATAATATTTGATTTATATAGACCAGGGATGGCAAACCTTTTTTGTCTGGAGTGCCCAAACTCCGGTTTACTTAATAGATATACGTCACTAAGTGCCAAGGGTgccatttaaaaatactcttaattcagggaaaataatattttcaaatacacatgccaattagtatctgtaatttaCCCAGGTCTACACAATATATTGATACCTACAATGCGATGatcatactgtgggatggatTTAGCCTGTGACTGTTGTTCACCTCACTCTCACAGCAGAGTATATAGGATATTGCCCTAATTTCCCCAGCCATGTCTTCACCCACAGTCTCTTTTCTCTGCACTTTTTTTGCTTGTCAGTACAGACGAACACACAAACAAGGGTGGCGAGCTCGTGAGTGTCCAGATCCATGCTTGTTTACTTTTCTCTCACATTATTCCGTGAGATTTGGGGGGTTTCGTTAAGTGTTAAGCTGCccacctttttttaaatttgtgaaGTGTGAGCCTAGCATTACTTAAAAATATCTATCTACTTATTTTACAGTTTGTATAATAATTAAGACTGGC contains:
- the stat2 gene encoding signal transducer and activator of transcription 2: MTQWEQLQQLDSTYLQRVDELYNREVFPMDVRHYLAHWIESQDWERAAQDLSLASILFQVLLENLDNQHSRFVQEGESFLLQRNFRRFKTTFQSYQEQPCYLASTIKWFLDKEREILGSAMLAEQVKMLQVQQNSMESENQRHIDKKIANLRSQVQEMEHYVKCLEEQQDEFDFKYKTHMMEGNTNEKEKNEEMKLLQELLNRLDASRKILLGKMGQFLDSAEELLNTLVGEELAEWRRRQQRACIGAPEIVCLNQLENWFTVEADCLFQLRKFLRKVEELFGKVTYEGDPFKPQKPILQKRVDSLLVTLLKSAFVVESQPTMPQGKGPQVLRTNVQFSVKTRLLVKVPELNHVMKVTVMIDRDAPQVKGYRRFNVLGNNSKALNMAECTSGGMVADFRHLTLKEQKCGGGGKGINDGSLSVTEELHIISFETMFEWLGLSVKLETSTLPVVIISNSSQQQSGWASVLWFNMLCSDPKNVAFFASSPVATWPQLAEMLSWQFLSTTKRGLKSDQLNMIAQKLFGKQQNYDNCKIPWAKFSKENVQNGSFSFWAWIDGILMLVKNYLENLWNDGCIMGFVSKVREKVLLRRKKQGTFLLRFSESCKDGAITFSWVEYSTEGVPNVRSVQPFTKVDLQQIPFSEILRNFQILVAENVPENPLKFLYPDTPKDEAFGKYYSQKSGAESPYKEYIRTKLVFVTSENSFEGQSNLEPASELLPPAVFPDTADPGSEALGMNIYDTHNGDSAGLIPSDILMSDPSLLEAQDGDGNSYGPGSPHLGLNTDLLGCDYLLDDQVLSVGEEMNPIFEPNAQLLFSHDQQSHTLIPMSH